In a single window of the Tellurirhabdus bombi genome:
- a CDS encoding response regulator transcription factor has translation MSTINEIFEYPSLVSYLSGASNYSWVYFRDGRKTLISKPISYFEARLPQFLRIHKTALINPTCIDHLENPPRPKMAGKMYLFDGTVLPVSRRRWNDITALLRSQALVELPVENTLSDQPPQGSSTIIAVMDSAEDFVLLQKMAEKKWPNYTLLPFQNGSVLPRVLQTNPADDLPVLVILDARTEKTDRMITLRALKSDPRLCVIPVVLLVNQDTKQEVEQGYEWQANSIIALGKVSSLLVQAVDETLYYWLNMASLPPLVMT, from the coding sequence ATGAGTACGATTAATGAAATTTTTGAATATCCTTCCTTAGTTAGTTATCTTTCGGGAGCTAGTAATTATTCGTGGGTATACTTCCGGGACGGCCGTAAAACGCTGATTAGCAAACCAATCAGCTATTTCGAAGCCCGGCTTCCTCAGTTTTTACGCATCCACAAAACGGCGCTGATAAATCCTACCTGTATTGATCACCTGGAAAATCCGCCGCGCCCTAAGATGGCCGGGAAAATGTATCTGTTCGATGGTACCGTGTTGCCCGTTAGCCGCCGCCGCTGGAATGACATTACCGCCCTGCTACGCTCCCAGGCTCTGGTAGAACTTCCAGTCGAGAATACCCTTTCTGACCAGCCTCCACAAGGCTCGTCGACGATCATCGCGGTCATGGACAGTGCTGAAGACTTTGTTTTGCTGCAAAAAATGGCCGAGAAAAAATGGCCCAACTATACGCTCCTTCCTTTTCAGAATGGATCTGTTTTACCGCGCGTTCTCCAGACCAATCCGGCTGATGATTTACCGGTGCTGGTTATTCTTGACGCCCGTACGGAAAAGACCGATCGGATGATTACGTTACGAGCCCTGAAGTCAGACCCGCGTTTGTGCGTGATTCCGGTTGTTTTGCTCGTTAATCAGGACACCAAGCAGGAAGTAGAGCAGGGCTACGAATGGCAGGCCAACTCAATTATTGCGCTGGGAAAAGTAAGTAGCCTGCTGGTACAGGCCGTGGATGAAACGTTGTACTATTGGTTGAATATGGCTTCGCTACCGCCTCTGGTCATGACCTAG
- a CDS encoding sugar phosphate isomerase/epimerase family protein: protein MSAEPINDLSRLCVHTITTKPWPIEVAAEQFAKAGVGGITVWRDALANRNIAQTGQLLRDHNLSVVSLCRGGFFPHTDAAGRQAAIDDNRRALDEAAELGAPHVVLVCGAAPGQPLTESRKQIQDGIAALLPHAEAVGVKLAIEPLHPMYADNRSAINTLAQANDMAEELASTHVGVAVDVYHLWWDPTLEAEIARCGRNGHLYAFHICDWKTPTLDFLNDRGLMGEGCIDIRQIRSWVEATGFTDFNEVEIFSNRYWSEDQAQFLEKIKHAYLNHS, encoded by the coding sequence ATGAGCGCAGAACCGATCAACGATCTGTCTCGGCTGTGTGTGCATACCATCACCACCAAGCCCTGGCCCATCGAAGTGGCCGCCGAACAGTTTGCCAAGGCGGGTGTCGGGGGCATTACCGTCTGGCGGGATGCGCTGGCGAACCGGAACATCGCCCAGACCGGACAATTGCTGCGGGACCATAATCTGTCCGTGGTATCGCTTTGTCGCGGTGGATTTTTCCCGCACACGGACGCGGCGGGACGCCAAGCCGCCATTGACGACAACCGACGCGCGCTCGACGAAGCCGCCGAACTGGGCGCGCCGCACGTCGTGCTGGTTTGCGGGGCCGCTCCGGGCCAACCTTTAACGGAGTCGCGGAAGCAGATACAGGACGGGATTGCCGCCCTGCTGCCCCATGCCGAAGCCGTTGGCGTCAAACTGGCCATTGAGCCATTGCATCCGATGTATGCCGACAACCGCTCGGCCATCAACACGCTGGCGCAGGCCAACGACATGGCCGAAGAGCTGGCTTCGACGCATGTCGGGGTGGCCGTCGATGTCTACCACCTGTGGTGGGACCCAACGCTGGAGGCGGAGATTGCGCGCTGCGGTCGAAATGGCCATCTCTACGCGTTTCACATCTGCGACTGGAAAACGCCCACGCTCGATTTTCTGAACGACCGGGGACTGATGGGCGAAGGTTGCATCGACATTCGGCAGATTCGGAGCTGGGTGGAAGCTACGGGCTTTACCGACTTTAATGAAGTCGAAATATTCTCCAATCGCTACTGGTCTGAGGATCAAGCTCAATTTTTGGAAAAAATTAAACACGCATACCTGAATCATTCCTAA
- a CDS encoding glycosyl hydrolase — translation MIQINNAIQPADLRPKLQRFWELSAQKIRLIDQEYDLSKGSPVFTVQGKYTTRGWTEWTQGFQYGSSILQFDATGDTYFLEAGRKKTVEVMAPHVSHIGVHDHGFNNVSTYGNLLRLMHEGKLPHNEWEKAFYELALKISGAVQASRWTTIKNGAGTPAGFIHSFNGPHSLFVDTIRSCRALVLSHQLGHVFQAEGDVKIDLLERALLHMKATADYSVFYGEGRDSYDIWGRTAHESVFNTKDGNFRCPNSQQGYSGFTTWTRGLAWAMCGFAEQLEFLDTLDKKGLQAHGGSETLEAFMLRAAKATCDFYIDHTPINGIPYWDTGAPNLHKLGDYLDRPAEPFNDFEPVDSSAAAIGAQGLLRLGKYLSDKGETEAGQRYWQAGLTVLDTLLEEPYLSADSAHQGLLLHTIYHRPNGWDYVPEESQIPYGESCMWGDYHAREVALYLQRVIKNEPYYTFFGAVR, via the coding sequence ATGATTCAGATTAATAATGCCATTCAACCGGCAGACCTTCGTCCAAAACTGCAACGGTTTTGGGAGCTATCCGCGCAAAAAATCCGCCTGATCGACCAGGAGTACGATCTTTCCAAAGGCTCGCCCGTTTTTACCGTCCAGGGAAAATACACCACCCGGGGCTGGACCGAGTGGACCCAGGGCTTTCAGTACGGGTCGTCCATTCTTCAATTTGACGCCACCGGCGATACCTATTTTCTGGAAGCCGGTCGGAAAAAAACCGTGGAGGTGATGGCCCCCCACGTCAGCCACATCGGCGTGCACGATCACGGGTTCAACAACGTCAGTACCTACGGCAACCTGCTGCGGCTCATGCACGAAGGGAAGCTACCTCATAACGAGTGGGAGAAAGCCTTTTACGAACTGGCGCTGAAAATCTCCGGGGCGGTGCAGGCCAGCCGCTGGACCACCATCAAAAACGGAGCGGGAACGCCCGCCGGATTTATTCACTCGTTCAACGGGCCACATTCGCTTTTTGTCGATACCATTCGTTCCTGCCGGGCGCTGGTGCTGAGTCATCAGTTGGGCCACGTATTTCAGGCCGAGGGCGACGTGAAAATTGATCTGCTCGAACGCGCGTTGCTGCACATGAAAGCCACCGCCGACTATTCGGTCTTCTACGGCGAAGGGCGTGACTCCTACGACATTTGGGGCCGCACGGCGCACGAAAGCGTTTTCAATACCAAAGACGGCAATTTCCGCTGTCCCAACTCACAGCAGGGTTATTCGGGCTTTACGACTTGGACGCGGGGATTGGCCTGGGCCATGTGCGGCTTTGCCGAGCAACTCGAATTTCTGGATACGCTGGATAAAAAGGGCCTTCAGGCGCATGGGGGCAGCGAAACGCTGGAAGCCTTTATGCTCCGCGCCGCCAAAGCAACCTGCGATTTTTACATCGATCATACGCCCATCAATGGCATTCCGTACTGGGACACGGGCGCGCCGAACCTGCATAAATTGGGCGATTACCTGGACCGCCCCGCCGAGCCGTTCAATGACTTTGAGCCGGTCGATAGCTCTGCCGCGGCCATCGGGGCGCAGGGGCTATTGCGCCTGGGAAAATACCTGAGTGATAAAGGCGAAACCGAAGCCGGACAGCGGTACTGGCAGGCGGGCTTAACCGTGCTGGACACCTTGCTGGAAGAGCCTTACCTAAGCGCCGATTCGGCGCATCAGGGATTGCTGCTGCACACAATTTACCACCGTCCTAACGGCTGGGATTACGTGCCCGAAGAAAGCCAGATCCCGTACGGAGAGTCTTGTATGTGGGGGGATTATCACGCGCGAGAGGTGGCACTTTACCTTCAGCGGGTCATCAAAAACGAACCGTATTACACCTTTTTTGGAGCCGTCCGATGA